The following DNA comes from Cellulomonas soli.
CCGAGCCCCCGGGCTGCACGACGGCCCGCACGCCCGCGTCGAGCAGCACCTGCAGGCCGTCGGCGAACGGGAAGAACGCGTCCGAGGCCGCCACGGCACCGCGGGCGCGCTCGACGTCACCGGTGTTGGCCCGCTCGACCGCGAGCCGGCAGGAGTCGACGCGGTTGACCTGACCCATGCCCACGCCCACGGAGGCGCCGTCGGCCGCCAGCAGGATCGCGTTCGACTTCACCGCACGCACGGCGCGCCAGGCGAACACCAGGTCGGCGAGCGTGGCCTCGTCGGCCGCCTCACCGGCAGCCAGCGTCCACGTCGTGGGGTCGTCACCGCCCGCGTCGATCCGGTCGGCCTGCTGCAGCAGCACGCCACCCGTCACGGGACGGAGCTCCACCGGACCGCGCGCGGGCCCCGCGACCGTGAGCAGCCGGACGTTCTTCTTCTGCCGGAGGATCTCGAGCGCCTCGGGCTCGAAGGCCGGTGCGACGACGACCTCGGTGAACACCGGGGCGATCTGCTCGGCTGCGGCCCTGGTCAGGGTCCGGTTGGTGGCGATGACGCCGCCGTAGGCCGAGACCGGGTCGCACGCGTGGGCCTTGGCGTGCGCATCGGCGACGTCCGCGCCGACCGCGATCCCGCACGGGTTGGCGTGCTTGATGATCGCGACGGCCGGCCCGTCGTGGTCGTGCGCGGCCCGCCAGGCGGCGTCGGCGTCGACGTAGTTGTTGTAGCTCATCTCCTTGCCGTGCAGCTGCTCGGCGGTGGCAAGGCCCGCCTTCGCGTCGTCGGCGAGGTACAGCGCGGCGCCCTGGTGCGGGTTCTCGCCGTAGCGCAGCACGTGGCCGCGGGTCCACGTGGCGCCCAGGAACGCGGGGAACCGGGACTCGGTGGCGACCTCGTCGGGCGCGTAGGCCGAGGCGAACCAGGACGCGACGGCCACGTCGTAGGACGCGGTGTGCGCGAAGGCGTCGGCGGCCAGGCGGCGACGCTCGGCC
Coding sequences within:
- the purH gene encoding bifunctional phosphoribosylaminoimidazolecarboxamide formyltransferase/IMP cyclohydrolase, yielding MSHDLSPLAPVADPAAADTRRPLRRALLSVYDKTGLVELATALHAAGVELVSTGSTAATVAASGVPVTRVEELTGFPECLDGRVKTLHPRVHAGILADTRRPDHLAQLDELGVAPFELVVVNLYPFTATVASGAGPDECVEQIDIGGPSMVRAAAKNHPSVAVVVDPARYDDVVAAATAGGFTLAERRRLAADAFAHTASYDVAVASWFASAYAPDEVATESRFPAFLGATWTRGHVLRYGENPHQGAALYLADDAKAGLATAEQLHGKEMSYNNYVDADAAWRAAHDHDGPAVAIIKHANPCGIAVGADVADAHAKAHACDPVSAYGGVIATNRTLTRAAAEQIAPVFTEVVVAPAFEPEALEILRQKKNVRLLTVAGPARGPVELRPVTGGVLLQQADRIDAGGDDPTTWTLAAGEAADEATLADLVFAWRAVRAVKSNAILLAADGASVGVGMGQVNRVDSCRLAVERANTGDVERARGAVAASDAFFPFADGLQVLLDAGVRAVVQPGGSVRDPEVVAAAAAAGVTLYLTGTRHFAH